From Mesomycoplasma dispar, a single genomic window includes:
- a CDS encoding S8 family serine peptidase, which produces MLKKIFIFKYLLIGQLLIIPLLYGISSTARNQTYNSSIYNSSNINQIPNISEIKKKFLKFTNQKIKVFSRTTVGVINKKSIDKIKKNDVNVQEKVNIKLLLNVQIPKASSSMSEDVKYYKTENQKYLNQIIELLANNNINVISKYFSKLSPTVWIKIKSADELNASKLIEKLEFVSLIINNIKNRDTNSSLLPKKSSLNYSLRYNKTHNFGTSDVFFGKIKEIVNNDKTPFYPKSNLKVGVVEANMSGIYNSDDYRKGKIRSENIKFYNIGKAAQNKKTANQNDHATLVSSIIAGADGFVPNTKLVVANLNRIDFDSPLWMSVFEKLIIEENVRIINHSYGFSKISTSEIDRNHYDIFNNANDLIKKSVAQYYDLVYYLDFLSRKYGVINVFAAGNEYDKHKSNTNDNSKSYGYISGYANALNSIVVGSTFGDSKNFYASDFSNRLAVNAMNGLPKPMISAPGENIIGFIGQENPGSGTSFSTPIVTGLIAKLINNNSELSEPRKIIPQIMSIITSSANDSELNFYKIKGFIESTKKSNKEKNIKSSIDNYLEKYAKKIYLENYENERELKSSGLDSAVGAGQIDYKKMEKALSNLVTFSISYNKNPDVRRVYVGSEFKIKKGEKFKASLAWAFNAGIIEGWKKLAKESNWLGNIFAIVLTKALWEYAANEYEQKLLKEGTNKNDNKFEHEWLKKKELFEKQENLLFTDYDLILEKKIDGNRWEEVDLNSGRSSRSNVELVRYKPNSDGVYRLVIRKYKSSLFEESIDDDLAVSYVIS; this is translated from the coding sequence ATGTTAAAAAAAATCTTTATCTTTAAATATCTATTAATAGGCCAATTACTAATTATACCCTTATTATATGGTATTTCCTCGACCGCTAGAAATCAAACTTATAATAGTAGTATCTACAATAGTTCAAATATTAACCAAATACCAAACATTTCTGAAATTAAAAAGAAATTTTTAAAATTTACAAACCAAAAAATTAAGGTATTTAGTAGAACTACTGTTGGTGTTATAAACAAAAAATCTATAGATAAAATCAAGAAAAATGATGTCAATGTCCAGGAAAAAGTAAATATAAAACTTTTATTAAATGTCCAAATTCCCAAAGCAAGTAGTTCAATGTCAGAGGATGTAAAATACTATAAAACCGAAAATCAAAAGTATTTAAACCAAATAATAGAGTTGTTAGCAAATAATAACATAAATGTAATTAGTAAGTATTTCAGTAAACTATCGCCAACTGTATGAATAAAAATTAAAAGCGCCGATGAATTAAATGCATCAAAATTAATTGAAAAATTAGAATTCGTTTCGCTAATAATTAATAATATAAAAAATAGAGATACAAATTCAAGTTTGTTGCCTAAAAAATCTAGTTTAAATTATTCACTACGATACAATAAAACTCATAATTTTGGTACTAGTGATGTTTTTTTCGGAAAAATAAAAGAAATCGTTAATAATGACAAAACACCATTCTATCCTAAATCTAATCTAAAAGTAGGTGTTGTTGAGGCGAATATGAGTGGAATTTATAATTCTGATGATTATCGCAAAGGTAAAATACGAAGCGAAAATATCAAGTTTTATAATATTGGGAAAGCTGCTCAAAATAAAAAAACAGCAAATCAAAACGATCATGCGACTTTAGTATCTTCAATAATTGCAGGTGCGGATGGTTTTGTTCCAAATACAAAACTTGTTGTTGCTAATTTAAATAGAATAGATTTTGATTCGCCATTGTGAATGTCTGTTTTTGAAAAACTCATAATTGAAGAAAACGTCCGAATCATAAATCATAGTTACGGTTTTAGTAAAATTTCAACAAGTGAGATTGATAGAAATCATTATGATATTTTTAACAACGCTAATGATTTAATCAAAAAATCAGTTGCACAATATTATGATTTAGTTTATTATTTAGATTTCTTATCAAGGAAGTACGGTGTGATAAATGTTTTTGCTGCTGGAAACGAATATGATAAGCATAAATCTAATACAAATGATAACTCTAAATCATATGGTTATATTTCTGGTTATGCTAATGCATTGAATTCTATCGTTGTGGGTTCTACATTTGGAGATAGTAAAAATTTTTATGCTAGTGATTTTAGTAATCGATTGGCAGTAAATGCTATGAATGGTTTGCCAAAACCAATGATTTCCGCACCGGGGGAAAATATTATTGGATTTATTGGACAAGAAAACCCAGGATCAGGCACTAGTTTTTCTACTCCAATTGTTACAGGCCTAATAGCAAAACTGATAAACAATAATTCAGAATTAAGCGAGCCTAGAAAAATAATTCCACAAATTATGAGTATAATAACCTCATCCGCAAATGATAGCGAATTAAATTTTTATAAAATTAAAGGGTTTATTGAATCGACAAAAAAGTCAAATAAAGAAAAGAATATCAAATCATCAATAGATAATTATTTAGAAAAGTATGCAAAAAAAATCTATTTAGAAAATTATGAAAATGAACGCGAACTAAAAAGTAGCGGGTTGGATTCGGCAGTTGGAGCGGGGCAAATTGATTATAAAAAAATGGAAAAAGCTCTCTCAAATCTTGTAACATTTAGTATCTCGTATAATAAAAACCCTGATGTTAGAAGAGTCTATGTAGGGTCTGAATTTAAAATTAAAAAGGGTGAAAAATTCAAAGCATCATTGGCTTGGGCATTTAATGCTGGTATTATTGAAGGATGAAAAAAACTTGCTAAGGAGAGTAATTGATTAGGTAACATTTTTGCTATTGTTCTTACAAAAGCATTGTGGGAATATGCGGCAAATGAATATGAACAAAAATTACTCAAAGAAGGCACAAATAAGAATGATAATAAGTTTGAGCATGAGTGGTTAAAGAAAAAAGAATTATTTGAAAAACAAGAAAATTTGTTATTTACTGATTATGATCTAATTCTAGAAAAAAAGATTGATGGAAATAGGTGGGAAGAAGTTGATTTAAATTCTGGTAGATCAAGTAGATCAAATGTTGAGTTAGTTAGGTATAAACCAAATTCCGATGGAGTCTATCGATTAGTGATAAGAAAATATAAATCATCCTTATTTGAGGAATCAATTGATGATGATTTGGCGGTATCATATGTCATTTCCTAA